A single genomic interval of Macadamia integrifolia cultivar HAES 741 chromosome 6, SCU_Mint_v3, whole genome shotgun sequence harbors:
- the LOC122081553 gene encoding ubiquitin C-terminal hydrolase 12-like isoform X2 gives MARKWVNIPLAVSKHSNTELRLLGISCHRICVNYPPSKKIKYINDWGPLLLRVEEFFQYFDEPFFLIIHERETLAEIKVHIQEKLQFSNKKFDQLKFSFISSRGLTSRQDLHDSDIVYSHF, from the exons ATGGCACGTAAGTGGGTAAACATTCCACTGGCGGTCAGCAAGCACAGCAATACAGAACTCAGATTGCTTGGCATTTCCTGTCACAGGATCTGTGTG AACTATCCCCCCAGTAAAAAGATAAAGTACATAAATGATTGGGGGCCATTGCTGTTGCGAGTCGAGGAG TTCTTTCAGTACTTTGATGAGCCCTTTTTCTTGATCATTCACGAACGTGAGACTTTGGCTGAAATTAAAGTGCATATACAGGAGAAATTGCAGTTTTCGAACAAGAAGTTTGATCAG TTGAAGTTTTCATTTATTTCATCGAGAGGTCTTACATCTCGTCAAGATCTTCATGATTCTGACATTGTATACAGTCATTTTTAG
- the LOC122081553 gene encoding ubiquitin C-terminal hydrolase 12-like isoform X1 codes for MARKWVNIPLAVSKHSNTELRLLGISCHRICVNYPPSKKIKYINDWGPLLLRVEEIPEEEKNVGPGYHLVPVFHFKKDTSKEQRFFQYFDEPFFLIIHERETLAEIKVHIQEKLQFSNKKFDQLKFSFISSRGLTSRQDLHDSDIVYSHF; via the exons ATGGCACGTAAGTGGGTAAACATTCCACTGGCGGTCAGCAAGCACAGCAATACAGAACTCAGATTGCTTGGCATTTCCTGTCACAGGATCTGTGTG AACTATCCCCCCAGTAAAAAGATAAAGTACATAAATGATTGGGGGCCATTGCTGTTGCGAGTCGAGGAG attcccgaagaagagaaaaatgttGGTCCCGGATATCACTTGGTTCCcgttttccatttcaaaaaagATACCTCCAAAGAGCAGCGG TTCTTTCAGTACTTTGATGAGCCCTTTTTCTTGATCATTCACGAACGTGAGACTTTGGCTGAAATTAAAGTGCATATACAGGAGAAATTGCAGTTTTCGAACAAGAAGTTTGATCAG TTGAAGTTTTCATTTATTTCATCGAGAGGTCTTACATCTCGTCAAGATCTTCATGATTCTGACATTGTATACAGTCATTTTTAG